In Solanum lycopersicum chromosome 3, SLM_r2.1, the genomic stretch AGAGACTAACAGCAATTTATACAAAGTCATTGAAATTATACAAATCTGAAAAGGagctagcgaattatacaattgtttcttttgtatatatatatatcgaagtAGTCATTgtcttttgtatatatgtatagtgaaaTAACATAACAAAGTTTGCTGTGACGTACAATTATGTAAATTATAGCTATAACATacgaatataatttttaatttttgtgtgaAAGTTTGCTACATCTTTTGTGGTGCAAACATTTGGCTGCTACTCATTTCAGGTGAAGCATTCAGCTCTTCATCCGAGCTATTGCTTCGAGAATCAACAGAGCTCAACAAGTCTTTTAGTGAGTGGTTATTCATGTTGGCTTCTCAATTGAAAACAAAGACACATTTTTTTATTCGAACTTAAACCACTAAATTGTAGgcattaatatttgatgtaacGAAATAAATTCTTGTCTAACTTAACCGCAAAAATTAGCTTATGAAGGTAGGATTACAAAAAGAACGAAAGTCGTCTTAGTATTGAACATTGGACCTGCCCAGGACCAGATGTTAAACACAACATCTGAAAGACTATTGATGGTCTGTGTAGCACACCTGCCTTGCCATTAGCGAAGCTACTGGGAGAGTACAAACAGCATTATAGCACATTAGTTAACAAATcctcttatttatttttggcaAAATAGCCTGGTGAACCCTCGTACTTGTCATCTAGACCTCTGTACctatctaaaattaaaattttaaacactttttttgATGTGGCATCGCGCATGTTGCACAAACCACGTAGTtggccaaaaataaaaaataataagccACGTATGAAATCTACATGGTAAATCAGCCAACTAAGAATAGTCCAAACCTCAGcgaaattttgtaaaaatttttGCGAATTTTCctcttctctcttctcctcTTCTCCTTTCTACGATTTCTCCACTAAGAGTCGTTTGTGATTTGCCATAGATTTTCTCGGTTGAAGCTCAGTTCCACTCCGACTATCATTGTAAGTTTTTGAACTTGTGTTAGTTTTCGTTTTTTTCACTTTCTTGTGCGTATCTGTTTGATATTATCATTCAATTTTCTGaatttcttttgagaatttTACTTTGGTTTGGGGGTAATGTTAGTGCTATACACTTTCTCAGTTGATTAATGACTTCGATTGACTTCAATGGCATATTCCGTGAATTCGAGTAGATTTTAGAATTTTTCCATAAAATTCCAATTTCGActaaaattaatattctatttttggtCAATTGTCTTGGGTATTGATAATGTTAGTGGTCCATTAAACAACAATTACAGTTATGGTTTGTTAATAGCTTTTCCGTCTAACTATTACTggtattttcttaaaaaattcaGGGCTTTTGTGTTACAGTCGTGGTATGTTTACCCCTTTTAACTGTAGTTGTTTTTTATGTTAAGTTTATGCTTGTTTTTCCCTTTAAAAGTAGTTGTTTTTGTCTTCCTTGTCTTGAACTCGTTGATGaattgttgatgttgtattgTTCATTAGCATCAGCCCATCAAAAAAATCCACACACATTACCGGTTGAATAGTTTTGACAGCCCCAAAACATTCTTCCAGGATTAGTTGGTGTTCTTGATGTCTTTAGTTCAGCATATATTCCACAGTAGCAACATCGAACTGTCATCGTGAATaccaacaaaaatacaataagaatcaaaaaaaaaaaaaagagacaagtagattgaagaaaaaaaattaaaagagaattttttaCAGAgacaaaattgagaaaaaaagaaagaaaaaagctCAAAAAGGCATTAACAATGGTGTTGAGTGaattaaagaagaaatatcCTTTAAAGGTCAAAATATGACTGTTAGTGCCTTTTTAAGGCATCTCACGCTCTTCCTTCGCCTGAATCACACGCTCCATGTGGGTTAATTCCACATAGGATGCCACATCaaagaaaatgtttaaaatgttgATTTTGAATAGGTTCAGGATCTAAATGACAAAAAACTAAGTATGAGTATTCATAATACAATCCGATATAAGTACGAGGATCCACCAGGCTATTctgtctttatttttttctcaaaaaacttgTTTATCATTATATGGTTGCCAGAAATGATTTCCCTGGCGTATTCAGAAGGGAAAAGCCAATAGAAGTAAGCAAAACATAACTACAATTAAATTTACTACATCTCTGTAGAATTTCTACATCTGCATCAGAAGTCAGAACATTACCATTCCCCATTTAcctgaagaaaaaaattaccaaaattctGATGCAAAATTGCAGTGGAAAATAAGGTGATTTATATCCTTCTAGTGCCTTTTGCACTCACGAATAATGTATTTTCACTTCTAACCAACGATATCTACTGTACGTGCATGACTAACAAGGTTGAGGTTGGGAATTACCTGACTAAAAGCTTTTATCCATACTTAACCAATTTTTGCAACCTGGTCATACAAATTAGCTAAGTTGAAAACAACTACACAACATTAGCAGTCCCAACTGTTCAACAAATCTAATGTCAAATCGGAATCATGATGCATGTTTTCCACATTATTAATAACACAAAAGAGATGCATGTGATTTACAAAGGAAACATCAGGCATTACACTTGACATGATCACCTATGCATCAAATGATATCCCTCCCTACAAGTAGGTTGAAGTAAGCCAAGTGGAAACTTCATACCAAAAGGTGGTTTAAGATGACATACTAGCTCTGATCTCCATTATccagaataaaaagaaaagttaaacAACATAGTAGTAGCTTCATACTATAGCCGGTCCACTAATTAGAACATACAACACTAGCAAACCCTAGAGACCAGTGGAATCTCTCACAATTCATAGACTCATAGAAGACTCATAAGCATCCTTCAAAGGTCTCGGCACCATTGGACTCGTCAAGCATTCGAACAACTTGAGCCACACCAGCTGCAAGTTCCTTCTGAATGGCACCATCTGGCATATCAAATGTTCTCCTCCTTGCAACAGATAAAGGCCTTCCACCAGGTTGGGGGTCGATAACATCAAGCATTGCTTCTAACTCGTCCACTATGGATTTCTTTGCAGATCGGACCATCATATCCACACCCTAATACCAAAGGAAAGTAAAGAATAAATGTATTTCTAGAACAGAAGGAAAACACATAAAAGGGTCGAGACTGCTAAGGATTTGCACAACACATTGCaagtaaagataaaatatgCTAATGATTGCCAAGGATATATGCATACATTTGATGTTATTGACAAACTATGCATATGGATTCaattatagaaataaaattaaatcgaAGATATCATTCCTGGGTTGCAGTAGGCAATGTTTCATGCAAATCTATCAAAATAGAGTCTGAAAAAGTTTTTACCAGAAGTATTTACAGAAGTGTTTAAGCTGGAGACAGAGGACTTGTGTTTCCCCACCTCAGTTCCAAGAAAGGCAGCAAGCAGCATAGTAATAATAAACTGCATTCTTATGTTGCCTGTTCAGTTAGACAATGCGAAGAATGTACATTCTATGTTGCCAGCAAAAGAGAAGCACCAAGGTCTCAAGATGTATTTGTCCCAAAGGTCGTGGGTATAATTTTTCATTGTTCAGATCCAGACTTCAGATTAATGCCCCTCCTATTTAAGACCCCCCAAACCCAACcgagaacaaaaaaataagaacaaaacatagagaagaaaaactaaaatgaGGGGCTGAAAGGCCAATTCCTGTACTCAGATCATGCAACAACTACAATCATCTGAGAACTATAGATCCAAGAACTCATAAATGATACTTTACCTACGAAAGTAGCATTTCCAAGTAGCAAATTTCTAGTACTCTATCCATTCAAATTTATAagtcttcatattttattttgggaCAACTCAAAGTCTTTGACAATactattttggacaatattcaCAACTTACAAATATCCAAGTCCATTTAACTAATCAGATCACAGATTTGGTGTTCTTTTTCTAGTATTACATTAATATTTCCTTCAACTACCTCTTATATAATATACTAAATGAAATTAGCGTCTTAAACTTCATATGTTGTCACACATCATCATATCatttggaaaagaaaaaagttttacTTTTGGTGCAAACGGCTAGCAACAAAGCATATTATAAGATCAATAACAGGACAAGACAGTAACAGTTACTACTATGTCTACCTCAATGGCATCAACAGTTAGTAGCAGCACAATGATCTTCTCAGAGAACCTCTGGCGCTCCTCAGCATCACGAGCAACACGTCTACGATAAGTGAAGTTGTTGAAGAGAGCCCTTAGCTCCTTCAACTTAGTCTTGGCAATGGCCAGTTCTCTCAGAGCACGCAGTGCCTGAGACCTCTTAATCAAGTAAGCCCTGAAGCTCATTTGAATCGCTAAAGCTGCATCTTGTGGTGATAGTTCCTTCCTCTTCCCCCTTCTCTTCTCCACCCTCTTTGCAAATACCTACAGATCATAAACAAAAAAACGCAAATTTCAAGATTGTAACAATGTCATTTAAAGAACCAAAATTAATTACGAAAATGTGGAAGCTGAACCTGTCTTAAGACGAGTGCGCCATGATGGGTTGGCTCTTCAATCTCAACCAAGCGTGTACAACCCAcagatttcttcttcttcttcatcttatctttcttctcttttttctgaCTTTCATCGCTATCGCTATCGGAATCAGTGACATTTGATGCTTTGAAACTGTAACTACGTGAATCGTCACCTTTTCCTTTGATCTCAGCACTAAATTTGTAGTTTTTATCCAAAGCCCCTTTCTTCTTACCATCTTTCACCTCAGCAATCCACTTATATTTCCGATCAACCCCATCCTTCTCAGGGCTCTTAATCTCAGCCGTCCACGTGTACTTCCGCTCCCcaattttattcttcttcttctccgtCAACATCCGCTCGAGCGCGGTGACTCGGTCAGAGAGACATTGCAACTCAGTACCGAGTCCTATCCGGTGCTGGACCCGGCGAGTAGTGCTGTAAAAAGGGGTTGTTTCGATTTGGATCAGATCGGTAATGGAATCGAAATTTTCTAGATCGAGGAAGGTATTGGGTGCATAAGGCTTAGGGCAGATGAGATCGAGAGTGCAGTCAAGCTCATCTTCAATGTGGAAGTATGGGTTTAGAAGTAGGGTTTTGGGGGTGAAAAATGAAGGAGAAGAAGAGTAGTCGATGATGTCAAATCTCCTGAAGCGGCTCATTTTCGCTTGAATCTAGCTAAACCAAATGCTAAAAACTTGAAGATGCAGAGGTTaagttgagttggagaagaagaAGTCAATAAAAAGGATAATGGGAAAGTGACAGTAGGGGTATTATGGGTAACAAATTTGTAGATAACTTAGGTTGATTGGTTAAATCGCCGCGCACAGGATGTGTGTTTTTACAAATATGGCCTTGAAATGCGGCGTACAAAATCATAGACAAGAGAATCTTCAGATTGGGAAAGAAGATGAGGTTAAAGCATGTGGGGTTCTGGGCCAGCTGTTCAGTTGAATTCAAAAATTGATGAACAGTGAAATTTTATCAACTGGAGTACGCTTTAATCTTTTTTGATTTTGCAATTGTCTTTTTGGGATATTCCGAatcaattcaattaaatttgaattccaaatcaaaagttttatattttaggaTACTAAAACTCTACAAATATCAAtagagatttaaaaaaaaaaaacttactaaATGTTATTCATCCGTCCGATTTTATTtatcatgatttctatttttagagtcaaagtataaaaactttgactaatattttaaaatgtatttttttcgtATAATTATAGaacatctaattttttttatttaaaatatcaaattaatataatataatttacctttaaaaattaattaaattaattttcgatAAAGCATAATAATTAGGGAGCATACTGATTGATTTATTTTGCATTAGTCATTGCCATGTGAATTCTCGTAATTTTCAATAAGATTTTGCACGTGGTATAACATTTTAAGTTGTGTCTTATTTCAATTAAGAAATGGAGATGGCGAATTTAATTTTCTCATGTCATCTGGCATGGTCAAGGTATGATGGTCGGCCCAATACTTAGCCCCTCCAACTTCCaattaattacatataaaatatgcaTATCAAATATTCTTCCTGTGATAAGCGAAATGTTATAATAAGTCGTTATTAATCGGTGATGATTTATGTCACGTTGGAGCAATCTCCTATATCTAATCCAGTGATGATAAATGGATGGGTCGTTAAATATAAATCGTAAACAACGTTAAAATAGGTCATAATTTATTCGCTCATatttaatatgaataataaattgattagataatatactaatttatccatatttttatgaataaatagtACTTAAGAATTtaatatggaaaaaatattttaatcctttttaaataaaaaatattaaacatcCTTCATTTAAATATATCgcatcataaaaataatttttcttataacttttcaatttaaataaatttatataataacaagattaagtatttttaattttaaagaaaataaatatttacctTTTGGGACTAATGAGTactttattatatgtttttttcgttttttttttttaattctaatagGCTATTAGAGTGAACTTTTATTTCCAACTATCCCATTATACATTTGCCATCGGCCACACAGCATCTCTGTTCACTATCTTTTATCAAGCTGATtcacaaattttgaatttttcctACCGAACTAATTTTTAGaggataaaattaatttcatcagttatattatattatatcctAATCTTGCTACTACTCGCAAGATAATTTATGCATGTACCATATCCTAGGGATATAATCGTACAATTAACTGTCATAGAAAAATGAAGGATAAGTATGGAGCAAATTAGAATTACTGCTATTAAAAGATGGTGAAGGTTACAAAACTATCCCCTACTAGACAAGTTCCCTCAAATACCAAATGCTttacaagttaaaaaaaataaaaaaaaatgctcAGCAGTTATCCATAATTTAGTTAGAATAAGATCCTCTTTtacaaataaatcatatataataacatTAGAAGTACGTCGCTATCTACCTATgacaattcaaattcaaaataatagaaGTAATTGTAGCAGATAGATCAgcaattaaatttaataaaaaaagttgcTGATTCTAATGATAACTAAGTAGGAACAAGAAAACCCGAAGGCTGAATTACAAGAAAAGAATCATAAAATCTCAGCATAACAAATCCCACGCAAACTGCACCCATCATCACCCCACACCCTAATACTCCAAAATACCTCCCATTTATAACATTACCTTCACCAACTTCCTCAATATCTTTAACAGGTGAATCCTCCGGAACGTCGTAATTAACCGGATCAGAATCGCGCTCTACAGCCGCCTCTCCATCATCATTGATACACGACTGGCTACAAGAACAGACCGAAGCAGCATCATGATCATTCATATTATTTCCGTCTAATTGTTGCTGTGAGTGAAGATCAAAGACGGTTTCAAGTTCGTTGAGTCTGCGACCAATGTGGTACAAGTGTCGTGGCTTGGACGGGGACGAAGTGATTTCTGCAGCCAACAGATGATTTAGAAATTCAAGTTGCTGTTCAATGGCGTGAGAGAGAATCTCGTGGGTCGCGGAATCCGGTGGGAACGTGAAGAGCAGATGGAGATCCGATTCCAGTTTTTCCAATTTCTTCCGCAGTATTCCATATCTCTTCGTCATTTCTTAATTCAtacaagttttttttctttagtttctacTTGTAAAAATATTCATCATGGTCGCGAcggttaattaaaaaaaacggTTACTAATTATGAAAACCTCCCCTATAACTACGGATCATTTAATATTTACTTCCCGCGTAATTCCGAAAAACTAATCGAGagaattaaattacattaataactaaatcatagaaaaacttgaaattataaaacttttatcaagtataaatcaaaattaatggagaaaagtcaataaaaatagtctttttatttcatatcaaGGCCTGTTTGGAAAGACACTCTAGCAATTGAATTTGGTGTAATGATATAATTACATTATCTTGTCCTGTTTGGAAGGATAAATAATTACTTGGTCAGTAGATAATTGATATAATTGACAGGGGATAATTACACTCCACAATTCAAAGAGGGTGTGAATTGCTGTAATTACATGATTTAATTATCACCTGattaccttttttttatttttttttcatttcaatttttattttttttacttctattattttaagttttttttttattattctaaaaatttgtaaaagtttattttttaattttatattattatattttattttctttttgttctcaACCTTACTTTACGTGATTCTATGTAATTTTTTCGTATTATCTATTCACTTTCTGCCATGCTATTTTCTCATTAgcctaattttattaatattctaattttgaattaaaatagaatttattgttaagtaaggttatagacttactttttctttattaagaaaaaaacaaataaaaatcatatttattgctATGTTGATATTTGTTATAAGAGTATTATGTTAAATTgtttgttttgaatttataacttCTTCTATATTTTcggtttcatttgttttaggcctcatttgtttgcgCTTAATGGAggtctgaatcttaatcattcagattttTAGCCTATTAAGTACGTTTGATTTTTAGGTCTGAATCAGAATCATTCAGATTCAAGCCATTAAggtcatttgttttatttcagaCTCATTTAATAAGTTATCAAATGATAAATCATCGTTTCTGCTTTAAGCGTGcctttttatctcataactaaaaactttct encodes the following:
- the LOC101246514 gene encoding BAG family molecular chaperone regulator 7, with the translated sequence MSRFRRFDIIDYSSSPSFFTPKTLLLNPYFHIEDELDCTLDLICPKPYAPNTFLDLENFDSITDLIQIETTPFYSTTRRVQHRIGLGTELQCLSDRVTALERMLTEKKKNKIGERKYTWTAEIKSPEKDGVDRKYKWIAEVKDGKKKGALDKNYKFSAEIKGKGDDSRSYSFKASNVTDSDSDSDESQKKEKKDKMKKKKKSVGCTRLVEIEEPTHHGALVLRQVFAKRVEKRRGKRKELSPQDAALAIQMSFRAYLIKRSQALRALRELAIAKTKLKELRALFNNFTYRRRVARDAEERQRFSEKIIVLLLTVDAIEGVDMMVRSAKKSIVDELEAMLDVIDPQPGGRPLSVARRRTFDMPDGAIQKELAAGVAQVVRMLDESNGAETFEGCL